In the genome of Xanthomonas hortorum pv. pelargonii, the window CCGCTCCCGCCGGTGCGGCCCGAGTACGAACGTGCACTACAACCGCTGGATCCCGCATTGATTGCCACCGCCGCGCCGGCGCGCTGGCAGGCGCCGCCGTGGCTGCGCAAGGCGCTGGTGCTGGTGGTGCTGGTCGCCATATGGGAGATCGCCGCGCGCGTGGTTGGCGACGATCTGATGCTGCCCAGCGCCCTGCAGACCGCACGCGCGTTTTACGATGGACTGCTGTCGGGCGAGTTGCTGCGCCGTGTGGGCGCCTCGCTGCGCGTGCTGGCGCAGGGCTACGCGCTCGGCGTGGTGCTCGCCTTCGTGCTGACCGCGCTGGCCGCCTCCACACGTTGGGGCCGCGATGTACTCGGCACCTTGACCGCCATGTTCAACCCGCTACCGGCCATCGCGTTGCTGCCGCTGGCCCTGCTGTGGTTCGGCCTGGGCACCGGCAGCCTGGTGTTCGTGCTGGTGCATTCGGTGCTGTGGCCGCTGGCGCTGACCACCTATGCAGGCTTCCAGGCAGTACCGGAAACGCTGCGCATGGCCGGGCGCAATTACGGGCTGCGTGGGCCGCGTTACGTGGCGCAGCTGCTGATCCCGGCCGCGCTGCCGGCGATCCTGTCCGGGCTGAAGATCGGCTGGGCGTTCGCCTGGCGCACCTTGATCGCCGCCGAGCTGGTGTTCGGGGCCACCTCCGGCCAGGGCGGTCTGGGCTGGTACATCTTCCAGAACCGCAACGAGCTGTATACAGATCGGGTGTTCGCCGGCCTGGCGATGGTGATCGTGCTGGGCTTGCTGGTGGAAGGCGTGGTATTCCAGGCGATCGAGCGGCTGACCGTGCGCCGCTGGGGCATGCAGCGCTAGGCGGCACCGGGCTCATCGGCACGGTCGCGTGCGCTTAACAGGGCTGGATTATGCTGCCGGCCCGCTCACACCCCGACCGCCGTCATGCCCACCGCGCCCTTCGCCGCTTACGTCTACCCGATCCTGCTGTTGCTCGCCAGCAACGTGTTCATGACCTTCGCCTGGTACGGGCATCTGAAGTACAAGAGCACGCCGTTGATGATCGCGATCCTGGTCAGCTGGGGCATCGCGTTTTTTGAATACTGCCTGCAGGTGCCGGGCAACCGGCTCGGGAGCGCGGTGTATTCGGCGCCGCAGCTCAAGGGCATGCAGGAGGTGATCACGCTGCTGGTGTTCGCCGGCTTCTCGACGTTCTACCTGGGCCAGTCGTTGAAGTGGAATCACTGGGCCGCGTTCGGCCTGATTCTGGTGGCCGCGTTCTTGATGTTCAAGGAATAAGGCTAATGCCCCGTAGGAGCGCGCTAGCGCGCGATGAGGCGTTACCGATAAAGCCTCAATCGCGCGCCAGCGCGCTCCTACGACATCCGGGTGCTTAGTTCGCCGGTTCCACCCACTGCGCGAACACCGCATCGAGTTGCGCGTCCTT includes:
- a CDS encoding ABC transporter permease, with product MSRSDASALPPLPPVRPEYERALQPLDPALIATAAPARWQAPPWLRKALVLVVLVAIWEIAARVVGDDLMLPSALQTARAFYDGLLSGELLRRVGASLRVLAQGYALGVVLAFVLTALAASTRWGRDVLGTLTAMFNPLPAIALLPLALLWFGLGTGSLVFVLVHSVLWPLALTTYAGFQAVPETLRMAGRNYGLRGPRYVAQLLIPAALPAILSGLKIGWAFAWRTLIAAELVFGATSGQGGLGWYIFQNRNELYTDRVFAGLAMVIVLGLLVEGVVFQAIERLTVRRWGMQR
- a CDS encoding DMT family protein; the protein is MPTAPFAAYVYPILLLLASNVFMTFAWYGHLKYKSTPLMIAILVSWGIAFFEYCLQVPGNRLGSAVYSAPQLKGMQEVITLLVFAGFSTFYLGQSLKWNHWAAFGLILVAAFLMFKE